The region TTTCGTTCATGCCGAAAGCATCGGCGGTTATGCTTCTGACTATCTTGAGTATGGAATTTTTGCCAGATCAAGCTCAATGGGCAATGCCGGCAGAACACTTTCCGGAGGACCGTCAGCAGCCTTTTACAATAGCGCGCTTCTGGCACAGAGTAATAGCTTGGGACTTGCCTACGCGTATACCGGTTTATTGGCCGATACGTCCTGCGGTTACTTCGGGCTTGGTTCAACGTTAGGAGACTGGCACTGGGCTGTAAACGCGCTTATTATTAAAACCGGTGGTATTGAGGTCCATACCAATCCTTTAGCCCCCAATTTTACTCCCGAGGGTTATACAGATGCGGCAAATGAGCTTTATATTATTGGTCTTGGTCGAAATTTTACTGACAGTTTAGACCTTGGTCTCTCTGCCAAATTTCAAAGGCGTGGTCTCGGGGATAGCCGGGACGAAATTTATTCCCTGGACGCCGGATTTTTGTGGAATCTTGGTTGGTTACAAATTGGTCCTGTATTCAGGAATCTGTTGGTAAACAAGACCGGAGATACTTCCGATGAATTCAAGCCTGATATTGATATTGGGTTTCAGTTTAATATTTTTGAGCCTTTATTACTGGTCGTTGACGCGACCAGATTACTTGATAAACCGAGCAGATATTATCTGGGAGCGGAATACATTCTTTTGGGTGGCAAACAAAGTGCTTGCAATTTGTCTTTAAGAGGCGGCGGTAATGAAAACGAGACTTCAGCGGGCCTTGGCCTGTGTTTGGGATTTATCAGAATAGATTATGCCTATGTGATGCATAATCTGGAAAGTCAGCATCGCTATACCTTTATGCTGAACTGGGAGTAAGGATAAGCAAGATGAAAAGCATATTTAATAGTCTCTGGGACAAAGAAAAGCGTAAGAATTTAAGACGCAATATGACGGAATCTGAAGTAATTTTTTGGAATATTCTCCGGAAGCAGGGGATATCCAATTATAAATTTGTTAGGCAGTATAGTATCTCTGGCTTTGTCGTGGATTTCTATTGCCGAAACCTCAAATTGGCAATTGAAATAGACGGGTCCTGGCATGATGTTCCCGGACAGAAAGAATATGATAGAGAACGTCAAAAAGTGATTGAACAACTAGGAATTACTTTTGTCAGATTTACTAACGAGCAGGTAAAAAATGAACTGAATCATTGTATCAAAATAATTAAAAAGCAAATCAACATTATTAACCGCCAAAGTTTGCTCCCCTGTCAGAGGGGAGCTGTCCGCCGTTGCATAATGGACGGCGGACTGAGGGGTCTCTCTCTCTTGCTTGTCTGTTTTAGCATTTCTTTAGCCGCTCCCCGCCAAAACCCTTATTCAGCGAATATTATATTAAAAAATTCCAACTCCGTTAAATATAAGGCAGCGTCATACATCAATAACGCTCATGCCTTAACATCTCAAAAAATAACCAAACAGGATTTGAAAACCGAATATTTGTTGGGCTGTGTAGCTAAAGATGGCCGTCCCTATATTGAAAGTATAGTTATTACTGCAAGCAAAGCGTACATAGGTGATGTAATTCCTATAAAGTTCAAAATAAATGAAGCCCTGACCAGCTGGTCAATACAAATAGAAGGTAACAGATTATCAGGTACAAAGTTCAAAGGCCGGGAGATTTTTGCCGAATACAAACCAGCACAGGAATTTTTTGGAGCTGTGCCTGTCAAAGTTTATCTCAAAGACCTTGTTGGTTACACCCGGGAAGCTATAGTTACTCTGAATTTAACCATAGAAAGCAAAATCGACGCTATCAAAGTCGGTACCTATAATTATTCTATTCAAACCGAAGTACATCCCGGTCGTAAAAGTATTATGCCTTTGTCCTTTTTGCTCAGCAATACCAATACCAGAAATCCGAACGCCGTATATTTGAAAGAACTTATAATATCTACCAATGCGAATCCAGTGAACATTGATAGAATATTTGTTTATAAAGCAAGCGCTAATACCAGTGTTTTGTTAGGTATAACCAATTTGCCCACCTCTAATACTATAAATATAAATTTAACAAAACCCATTATAATTTCCAGAAATCCTGAATATTATTATGTTTACTATGATTTAAAAGTAAACGCGC is a window of Candidatus Margulisiibacteriota bacterium DNA encoding:
- a CDS encoding DUF559 domain-containing protein, whose translation is MKSIFNSLWDKEKRKNLRRNMTESEVIFWNILRKQGISNYKFVRQYSISGFVVDFYCRNLKLAIEIDGSWHDVPGQKEYDRERQKVIEQLGITFVRFTNEQVKNELNHCIKIIKKQINIINRQSLLPCQRGAVRRCIMDGGLRGLSLLLVCFSISLAAPRQNPYSANIILKNSNSVKYKAASYINNAHALTSQKITKQDLKTEYLLGCVAKDGRPYIESIVITASKAYIGDVIPIKFKINEALTSWSIQIEGNRLSGTKFKGREIFAEYKPAQEFFGAVPVKVYLKDLVGYTREAIVTLNLTIESKIDAIKVGTYNYSIQTEVHPGRKSIMPLSFLLSNTNTRNPNAVYLKELIISTNANPVNIDRIFVYKASANTSVLLGITNLPTSNTININLTKPIIISRNPEYYYVYYDLKVNAPVSSNLQFKLLEIGTSRNSRAQLCRTTINILSQVSRIVEKNKPVINYISIPAFVGSTKNITMSVVYEIADIAATNTGLRYNFTLYNYENGKPVLTTGNKLLIKKSSSFVGTGVYRIASEFITPLPLTHNLRYYIAGNVVYAKTGSTCLSNIFKADLTKPVLKIPIKILNLNSIKSQNNNISTNVDINIDLVDITDPESGIKAFRVFRKTNLEPYWKEEFYKNLSVTLNIADLEMESMSEDDISAVLELDTLAKMTTDLPSSSEFESFQINIAGMQTVSLALDMKCKNFLVYEVQNNAGEWSDPCEEFEIDLRQNTALADSLFNVPNPFDSRKENTTIYYTLAENCNVDMSIYSIFGYLVKRWRFMPGENGGKTSNAIPWDGTNELGDKVSKGVYLLVVHAVSASGQSIVIKNKIGVVH